The following coding sequences lie in one Mycobacterium sp. DL440 genomic window:
- a CDS encoding YbhN family protein produces the protein MSQDAPADTARDRAGSTRGKYWWVRWAIIALAVTVLAVEVTLVWDQLAKAWRSLLTANGWWVLAAVGTAMASMHSFAQIQRTLLRSAGVPVKQWRSEAAFYAGNALSTTMPGGPVLSATFVYRQQRIWGASPLVASWQLVMSGVLQIVGLALLGLGGALMLGASKNPLSLIFSLGAFLAIILLAQAVATRPELIDGIGAKVLSWVNSLRGKPLDAGLAKWREILQQLESVSLGRRDLAVAFSWSMFNWVADVACLAFACYAAGGHPSLAGVTVAYAAARAVGAIPLMPGGLLVVEAVLVPGLVSSGMTLASAISAMLIYRLVSWIFISTIGWVVFFFMFRTEKDIDPDTPAPNPES, from the coding sequence GTGTCACAGGACGCGCCGGCCGACACAGCCCGGGACCGGGCCGGCTCCACGCGCGGCAAGTACTGGTGGGTGCGATGGGCGATCATCGCACTCGCGGTCACGGTGCTCGCCGTCGAGGTGACCCTGGTCTGGGACCAGTTGGCGAAGGCCTGGCGCAGCCTGCTCACCGCGAATGGATGGTGGGTGCTGGCGGCAGTGGGCACCGCGATGGCCTCGATGCACAGCTTTGCCCAGATCCAGCGGACACTGCTGCGCTCGGCTGGAGTGCCCGTCAAGCAATGGCGTTCGGAGGCCGCGTTCTACGCCGGCAACGCGCTGTCCACCACCATGCCCGGCGGCCCGGTGCTCTCGGCGACATTCGTCTACCGCCAACAACGCATCTGGGGTGCCTCGCCGCTGGTGGCCTCGTGGCAGCTGGTGATGTCAGGGGTGCTGCAGATCGTGGGCCTGGCATTGTTGGGCCTCGGCGGGGCGCTCATGCTGGGCGCCAGCAAAAACCCACTGTCGCTGATCTTTTCGCTCGGCGCGTTCCTGGCGATCATCCTGCTCGCCCAGGCCGTGGCCACCAGACCGGAACTGATCGACGGAATCGGCGCCAAGGTGTTGTCGTGGGTGAACTCGTTGCGCGGCAAGCCCTTGGACGCCGGACTGGCCAAGTGGCGCGAAATCCTGCAACAACTGGAGTCGGTCAGCCTGGGTCGCCGGGACCTCGCGGTGGCCTTCAGCTGGTCGATGTTCAACTGGGTCGCCGACGTGGCCTGCCTGGCCTTCGCCTGCTATGCCGCAGGCGGCCATCCGTCGCTGGCCGGAGTCACCGTCGCCTACGCCGCGGCCAGGGCGGTGGGGGCGATCCCATTGATGCCGGGCGGTCTGCTGGTGGTGGAGGCGGTGCTGGTACCCGGGCTGGTGTCCTCGGGAATGACACTGGCCTCGGCCATCTCGGCGATGCTGATCTACCGGCTGGTCAGCTGGATCTTCATCTCGACGATCGGGTGGGTGGTGTTCTTCTTCATGTTCCGCACGGAGAAGGACATCGATCCAGACACCCCGGCCCCGAATCCTGAATCCTGA
- a CDS encoding MMPL family transporter, giving the protein MFAWWGRTVYQFRYIVIGVMVTLCLGGGLFGASLGEHVTQSGFYDEGSQSVQASLLGDEVYGRDRTSHIVAILTPPDDKKVTDKAWQKKVTGELDQVVKDHPDQIVGWVGWLKAPDTTDELVNQMKTQDLKHTFISVPLKGDDDDTILKNYQVIEPDLRKVNDGDIKLAGLNPLASELTGTIGTDQKRAELAIVPLVAVVLFFVFGGAVAAALPAIIGGLTIAGALGILRLTAEFGPVHFFAQPVVTMMGFGIAIDYGLFMVSRFREELAEGYDTEAAVRRSVMTSGRTVAFSAVIIVASSLPLLLIPLGFLKSITYAIIASVLLAAFLSITVLPAVLAILGPRVDALGVTTLLKVPFLANWPFSRKIIDWFAEKTQKTKTREEVERGFWGKLVNIVMKRPIAFATPILVVMTLLVIPLGQLALGGMSEKYLPPDNSVRMAQEEFDKRFSSFRTEPLTMVIQSDDGKPVTDQQLDELRSKAAAVSGFTDADNPSKMWQERNAQESGSKDPSVRSIQNGLVNSSDAPAKINELRALPAPHGTQVFVGGTPALAQDSIQSLFDNLPLLAVILVLTTTVLMFLAFGSIVLPIKAALMSALTLGSTMGILTWMFVEDGHGSGLLNYTPQPLMAPMIGLIIAVIWGLSTDYEVFLVSRMVEARERGMSTAEAIRIGTATTGRLITGAALVLAVVVGAFAFSDLVMMKYLAFGLLIALLLDATVIRMFLVPAIMKLLGDDCWWAPHWMKRVQQKLGLGETELPDERKRPMAQDSGEDPRALAGVGALPAPRPHDPTHPAAEPMRPQMPRTNAPSAAGTARIKPPHRQPEQQPQRPDQEPSTTRFAMARNAVRNAVNTAVNTVNTATGNTNAGTERTPQPPARPGGAPAGPPQREDREIESWLGA; this is encoded by the coding sequence GTGTTCGCCTGGTGGGGTCGAACGGTGTACCAGTTCAGGTACATCGTCATCGGTGTCATGGTGACGCTGTGCCTAGGTGGCGGCCTCTTCGGCGCCAGTCTCGGAGAGCACGTCACGCAGAGTGGTTTCTACGATGAGGGCAGTCAATCGGTCCAGGCGTCGCTGTTGGGCGACGAGGTCTACGGCCGTGACCGAACCAGCCACATCGTCGCCATCCTGACGCCGCCGGATGACAAGAAGGTCACCGACAAGGCGTGGCAGAAGAAGGTCACCGGGGAACTGGACCAGGTGGTCAAGGATCACCCGGATCAGATAGTCGGCTGGGTGGGTTGGCTCAAAGCCCCTGACACCACCGACGAACTCGTCAACCAGATGAAGACGCAGGACCTGAAGCACACCTTCATCAGCGTGCCGCTCAAGGGCGACGACGACGACACGATTCTGAAGAATTACCAAGTCATCGAGCCTGACCTGCGGAAAGTCAACGACGGCGACATCAAACTGGCCGGGCTGAACCCACTGGCCAGCGAGTTGACGGGCACTATCGGCACCGACCAGAAACGCGCCGAGCTGGCGATTGTGCCATTGGTCGCCGTGGTGCTGTTCTTTGTGTTCGGCGGAGCGGTCGCCGCGGCCCTGCCCGCAATCATCGGTGGCCTGACGATCGCCGGCGCTCTGGGCATCCTGAGGCTCACCGCCGAGTTCGGGCCCGTGCACTTCTTCGCCCAGCCGGTCGTGACGATGATGGGCTTCGGCATCGCCATCGACTACGGCCTGTTCATGGTCAGCCGGTTCCGAGAGGAGCTGGCTGAAGGTTATGACACCGAGGCGGCGGTACGAAGATCGGTGATGACGTCGGGACGAACCGTCGCGTTCTCCGCGGTGATCATCGTGGCGTCCTCGCTGCCTCTGCTGCTGATACCGCTCGGCTTCCTGAAATCGATCACCTACGCCATCATCGCCTCGGTACTGCTGGCGGCGTTCCTGTCGATCACCGTGCTGCCCGCTGTGCTGGCCATCCTGGGACCCAGAGTCGACGCACTTGGTGTGACGACATTGCTGAAGGTGCCGTTCCTGGCCAACTGGCCGTTCTCCCGGAAGATCATCGACTGGTTCGCCGAGAAGACCCAGAAGACCAAAACCCGCGAAGAAGTTGAGCGGGGCTTCTGGGGCAAGCTGGTCAACATCGTGATGAAGCGGCCCATCGCCTTCGCCACGCCGATCCTGGTCGTGATGACGCTGCTGGTCATCCCGCTCGGCCAGCTCGCGCTCGGCGGTATGAGCGAGAAGTACCTGCCGCCGGACAACTCGGTGCGCATGGCTCAGGAGGAGTTCGACAAACGCTTCTCCAGTTTCCGGACCGAGCCGCTGACCATGGTCATCCAAAGTGACGACGGCAAACCGGTCACCGACCAGCAGCTCGACGAGCTACGTTCCAAGGCCGCTGCGGTGTCCGGCTTCACCGACGCCGACAACCCGTCCAAGATGTGGCAGGAACGCAACGCACAGGAAAGCGGATCCAAGGATCCGTCGGTGCGCAGCATTCAGAACGGCCTGGTCAACAGCAGCGACGCACCCGCGAAGATCAACGAACTGCGGGCCCTGCCCGCACCCCACGGCACTCAGGTCTTCGTAGGCGGCACGCCGGCTCTGGCGCAGGACAGTATTCAGAGCCTGTTCGACAACCTGCCGCTGCTGGCGGTGATCCTCGTTCTCACCACGACCGTCCTGATGTTCCTGGCATTCGGATCGATAGTGCTGCCGATCAAGGCCGCACTCATGAGCGCGCTGACACTCGGGTCCACAATGGGCATCCTGACCTGGATGTTCGTCGAAGATGGTCATGGTTCCGGGCTGCTCAACTACACCCCGCAACCACTGATGGCACCGATGATCGGCTTGATCATCGCCGTGATCTGGGGCCTGTCCACCGACTACGAGGTCTTCCTGGTATCCCGCATGGTGGAGGCCCGGGAACGGGGCATGTCCACCGCGGAGGCCATTCGCATCGGTACCGCGACCACCGGCCGTCTGATCACCGGTGCGGCCCTGGTGCTGGCAGTGGTGGTCGGCGCGTTCGCCTTCTCCGACCTGGTGATGATGAAGTACCTGGCTTTCGGTCTGCTCATCGCCCTGCTGCTGGACGCCACGGTGATCCGGATGTTCCTGGTACCGGCCATCATGAAGCTGCTCGGCGATGACTGCTGGTGGGCTCCGCACTGGATGAAGCGCGTCCAACAGAAGCTCGGCCTCGGTGAGACCGAACTGCCCGACGAGCGGAAGCGCCCGATGGCGCAGGACTCCGGCGAGGACCCCCGCGCCCTGGCCGGCGTCGGCGCTCTGCCTGCACCGCGGCCACACGATCCGACCCATCCCGCGGCCGAGCCCATGCGCCCGCAGATGCCGCGGACCAACGCGCCCTCGGCGGCGGGCACGGCGCGGATCAAACCGCCGCACAGGCAGCCCGAGCAGCAGCCTCAGCGGCCCGACCAGGAGCCGTCCACCACCCGGTTCGCCATGGCTCGAAACGCCGTGCGCAACGCGGTGAACACGGCGGTCAACACGGTCAACACCGCTACCGGCAACACCAACGCCGGCACGGAGCGCACCCCGCAGCCGCCCGCACGGCCCGGCGGAGCTCCGGCGGGGCCCCCGCAGCGTGAAGATCGTGAGATCGAGTCGTGGCTCGGTGC
- a CDS encoding AI-2E family transporter, whose amino-acid sequence MSPDPVADEAVTPFVRKVAAWSWRLLVILGAILALLWLIKHLELIVVPVALATMVAALLLPAVDFMDRRGAPRGAAVALVLLASFAVVGGILSFVISQFVEGAPQLVEQVTRSIDGLRNWLINGPLQLSKEQIDQAGNTAIEALQRNQEKLTTGALSTAGTLTELLTGALLVLFTLIFLLQGGRSIFAFVTKVFPTHVRDRVQDAGRAGFHSLGGYMRATFLVALVDAVGIGTGLAIMGIPLALPLASLVFMGAFIPLVGAVVAGFVAVVVALLAKGFVYALITLGLIIAVQQLEGHVLQPLVMGRAVSIHPLAVVLAIAGGGVLAGIVGALLAVPTVAFINSATRVLLSADPDAEKARQEDAEGVLIEATPDDLPAQDPER is encoded by the coding sequence ATGTCACCCGATCCTGTTGCTGATGAGGCCGTCACGCCGTTCGTCCGCAAGGTTGCTGCCTGGTCATGGCGACTCCTGGTCATCCTTGGGGCCATCCTGGCATTGCTGTGGCTGATCAAACACCTTGAGTTGATCGTGGTGCCGGTGGCGCTGGCCACCATGGTCGCCGCGTTGCTGCTGCCCGCCGTCGACTTCATGGACCGCCGCGGTGCTCCGCGTGGTGCCGCCGTCGCCCTGGTGTTGCTCGCCAGTTTCGCGGTGGTGGGCGGCATCCTGAGCTTCGTCATCTCTCAATTCGTCGAGGGTGCACCGCAACTCGTCGAACAGGTGACCCGAAGCATCGACGGGCTGCGCAACTGGCTGATCAACGGCCCGCTGCAGCTGAGCAAGGAGCAGATCGACCAGGCCGGCAATACCGCGATCGAGGCGCTGCAGCGCAACCAGGAGAAGCTCACCACCGGGGCGTTGTCCACCGCGGGCACCCTCACCGAGCTGCTCACCGGCGCGCTGTTGGTGCTGTTCACGCTGATCTTCCTGCTGCAGGGCGGGCGCAGCATCTTCGCGTTTGTCACCAAGGTGTTTCCGACCCATGTGCGTGACCGGGTCCAGGACGCCGGGCGGGCCGGTTTCCACTCGTTGGGCGGCTACATGCGTGCCACGTTCCTCGTGGCCCTGGTCGATGCGGTCGGCATCGGTACCGGCCTGGCGATCATGGGCATCCCGCTGGCGCTGCCACTGGCGTCGCTGGTGTTCATGGGCGCCTTCATCCCGCTGGTCGGTGCGGTGGTCGCCGGATTCGTGGCGGTGGTGGTGGCGCTGCTGGCCAAGGGGTTTGTCTACGCCCTGATCACCCTCGGACTGATCATCGCCGTGCAGCAGCTCGAAGGCCATGTGCTGCAACCACTGGTGATGGGCCGTGCGGTGTCGATCCACCCGCTGGCGGTGGTGTTGGCCATCGCGGGCGGTGGTGTGCTGGCCGGCATCGTCGGTGCCCTGCTCGCGGTGCCCACCGTGGCGTTCATCAACAGCGCGACGCGGGTTCTGCTGTCCGCGGACCCGGACGCCGAGAAGGCGCGACAGGAGGACGCCGAGGGCGTGCTCATCGAAGCCACGCCCGACGACCTACCTGCGCAGGATCCGGAACGTTAA